The following are from one region of the Capsicum annuum cultivar UCD-10X-F1 chromosome 1, UCD10Xv1.1, whole genome shotgun sequence genome:
- the LOC107858385 gene encoding uncharacterized protein LOC107858385 produces the protein MANLSNLSTNIPLLEAIQDIPGYAKLMKKLILKKKIVECDTIEVTHGCSSIMSCAIVENKEDPDAFTIPCTIGKHKFEKVLCDLGASISLMPFAIKQRLGLSTPILMPMRLLMEDRSIKKPVGVLFDVLVSVDKFILLAHFVVIDCEVDQVVPIILCRSFLATSKAIVDLELGEMRLRINDGEKSYHYAKQRNNLWSFKCYQLSILKMRK, from the coding sequence ATGGCTAATCTTAGCAACCTCTCTACCAATATCCCATTGCTTGAGGCAATCCAAGATATTCCGGGGTATGCCAAGCTTATGAAGAAGTtgatattgaagaagaaaattgttGAATGTGACACCATTGAAGTCACCCATGGGTGCAGTTCTATCATGAGTTGTGCAATTGTGGAAAATAAGGAAGATCCTGACGCTTTTACAATTCCATGCACCATCGGGAAACATAAGTTTGAAAAAGTtttatgtgaccttggtgcaagtATTAGTCTCATGCCCTTTGCTATAAAACAGAGGCTTGGCTTGAGTACCCCTATTCTAATGCCGATGAGGCTTTTGATGGAGGACCGGTCTATTAAAAAACCGGTTGGTGTTTTGTTCGATGTGTTGGTAAGTGTGGATAAATTCATCCTTCTGGCGCATTTTGTGGTGATTGATTGTGAAGTCGACCAAGTGGTGCCTATTATCCTTTGTCGATCTTTCCTTGCCACTAGTAAAGCCATTGTTGATTTGGAGCTTGGGGAAATGAGGCTTAGAATTAATGATGGTGAAAAGTCCTATCATTATGCAAAACAAAGAAACAACCTATGGAGCTTCAagtgttatcagttatcaattttGAAGATGAGGAAGTGA